In a single window of the Cetobacterium sp. ZOR0034 genome:
- the istA gene encoding IS21 family transposase, giving the protein MKGWIMFNKIKTLKEQNLKVTQIARILNSDVRTINKYWNMSSEEFELLRAQHKQRIVGRKMDVYEQLIVSWIKEFNDISGAQVFDWLKERDKNFSMAERTVRSYVEKLRKKYELPKLKVSRQFLAVPETDIGEQAQVDMGQINLLTEDKKTKKLYLFTMVLSFSRYKFAIWQDKPFTSSDIVQCHHKAFEFFGGVPKTIVYDQDKTMFVKENFGDIIKTDLFQKYINTMNFKVHLCRAYDPESKGKIEAVVKFVKNNFAKHRIFTNIDDFNELCLDWLKRTGNAKEHSTIKKVPEEMFHLEKEHLQQVPPFLFEKEETTNNIVTYSLSKDNTVTYKSNRYQLPKETYSDKQKEVGVVCNDNRITFFNLKTKECINTYEISKDKGKLISNISRNTTLDPKILELKSKILDRYSNKNLIIQYIENIEILKKRYIKSQLRRIDSLSTEYDKEIFLNAIKECISKENFDLDFLVKLLSNTKKNTELEPSLQNIPDKLKNIVTETRELSEYEEKLVKLC; this is encoded by the coding sequence ATGAAAGGATGGATTATGTTTAATAAAATTAAAACTTTAAAAGAACAAAATCTTAAAGTAACTCAAATTGCCAGAATACTAAATTCAGATGTTAGAACTATTAATAAATATTGGAATATGTCATCTGAAGAATTTGAACTTCTTAGAGCTCAACATAAGCAAAGAATTGTTGGAAGAAAAATGGATGTATATGAGCAGCTTATCGTATCTTGGATTAAAGAATTTAATGATATTAGTGGTGCTCAAGTATTTGATTGGCTTAAAGAAAGAGATAAAAACTTTAGTATGGCTGAAAGAACAGTTCGATCGTATGTTGAAAAACTTAGAAAAAAATATGAGTTGCCTAAACTCAAAGTTTCACGACAATTTCTTGCGGTTCCTGAAACAGATATAGGAGAGCAAGCGCAAGTAGATATGGGGCAGATTAATCTTCTTACTGAAGACAAAAAAACTAAAAAACTCTATCTGTTCACTATGGTATTATCTTTCTCAAGATATAAATTTGCTATTTGGCAAGATAAACCATTTACATCAAGTGATATTGTACAATGTCATCACAAAGCTTTTGAGTTCTTTGGTGGGGTTCCAAAAACCATTGTCTATGATCAAGATAAAACTATGTTTGTTAAGGAAAACTTTGGAGATATTATTAAAACAGATTTGTTTCAAAAGTACATAAATACTATGAATTTTAAAGTGCATCTTTGTAGAGCGTATGATCCTGAAAGTAAAGGTAAAATTGAAGCTGTTGTTAAATTTGTAAAAAATAATTTTGCTAAACATAGAATTTTTACAAATATTGATGATTTTAATGAACTTTGTTTAGATTGGTTAAAAAGAACTGGAAATGCAAAAGAACATTCAACAATAAAAAAAGTACCTGAAGAGATGTTTCACCTTGAAAAAGAACATCTACAACAAGTACCTCCATTCCTCTTTGAAAAAGAAGAAACAACTAATAATATTGTAACCTATTCTTTATCAAAAGACAATACTGTAACATATAAAAGTAATAGATATCAACTTCCAAAAGAAACATATTCAGACAAACAAAAAGAAGTTGGAGTAGTTTGTAACGATAATCGAATAACATTTTTTAATCTAAAAACCAAAGAATGTATTAATACTTACGAAATTTCTAAGGATAAGGGGAAACTTATCTCAAATATTTCTAGAAATACAACGCTTGATCCTAAAATTTTGGAGCTTAAATCTAAAATTTTAGATCGTTATTCTAACAAAAATTTAATTATTCAGTATATAGAAAATATTGAAATATTAAAAAAACGATACATAAAATCTCAACTCAGAAGAATCGATAGTTTATCTACTGAATACGATAAAGAAATTTTTCTAAATGCGATTAAAGAATGTATATCCAAAGAGAATTTTGATTTAGATTTCTTGGTGAAACTTCTTAGTAATACTAAGAAAAATACTGAGTTAGAGCCTTCTCTACAAAATATTCCAGATAAATTAAAAAATATAGTTACTGAAACTAGAGAACTTTCTGAATACGAAGAAAAGTTGGTGAAGCTATGTTAA
- the istB gene encoding IS21-like element helper ATPase IstB: MLNEELKELAIQLNLNNLRDNLDDYLLNAEQSNISYCEFLKNVFKMEIEEREAKKYKMRLKKASLPYHKDFSDFDFNFQKSISKKKINILCEMQWVDRLFKLILLGPPGIGKTRIMISLGVEALKKGYDVYFVSMTDLIDILKYRKDSYKYNLLYKRILNTQVLLLDEIGYLPISKEEANLFFQLISKLDEKVAMVITSNKTFSEWTEFLGDPALATAVLDRLSFRCEIFNLTGNSYRLEKRGEYTKFSVN, translated from the coding sequence ATGTTAAATGAAGAATTAAAAGAGTTAGCAATACAGTTAAATTTAAATAATTTAAGGGATAATCTTGATGATTATCTCTTGAATGCAGAGCAATCTAACATATCATACTGTGAATTTCTAAAAAATGTTTTTAAAATGGAAATTGAAGAAAGAGAAGCTAAAAAATATAAGATGCGACTAAAAAAAGCTAGTCTTCCATATCATAAGGATTTTAGTGATTTTGATTTTAATTTTCAAAAATCAATTTCAAAGAAAAAAATTAATATTTTGTGTGAAATGCAATGGGTAGATCGCTTGTTTAAATTAATTCTTTTAGGTCCTCCTGGAATAGGTAAAACTAGAATAATGATTTCTTTAGGAGTTGAAGCTCTAAAAAAAGGATATGATGTCTATTTTGTTTCAATGACTGATTTAATTGATATCTTGAAGTATCGAAAAGATTCATATAAATATAACTTACTATACAAAAGAATTCTTAACACTCAGGTTCTGTTACTAGATGAAATCGGATATCTACCCATTAGTAAAGAGGAAGCAAACCTTTTCTTTCAATTGATTTCAAAATTAGATGAGAAAGTGGCAATGGTGATTACATCAAACAAAACCTTTAGTGAATGGACAGAGTTCCTAGGAGATCCAGCGTTAGCAACAGCAGTATTAGATAGATTATCTTTTAGATGCGAAATATTCAACTTAACAGGAAATAGTTATAGATTGGAGAAAAGAGGGGAGTATACCAAATTTAGTGTAAATTAA